A single genomic interval of Methanomassiliicoccales archaeon harbors:
- the trmY gene encoding tRNA (pseudouridine(54)-N(1))-methyltransferase TrmY — protein sequence MRRFIVIGHRAITSGDFKLDDLAGGTGRLDILLRCINSTFFISHDIRRDAEIFLILQGAPNPPKTIRLVGAELKYLNPDERSTAALLRNALMQKVILEERSSPGIYISNRSYQEVLNSLSGKSQIIYLKESGEDVRNFHFGNDVTFVLGDDNDLTMDEEKALLACNPKVISLGPKSYHADHCITIVNNELDRREGQK from the coding sequence GTGAGGCGCTTTATAGTTATCGGTCATCGAGCTATTACCTCCGGAGACTTTAAATTAGATGATTTGGCTGGCGGAACAGGGAGGTTGGATATTCTTCTACGTTGTATAAATTCCACCTTCTTTATTTCTCATGATATAAGACGTGATGCAGAAATATTTCTGATCCTGCAAGGAGCACCAAATCCACCAAAAACCATAAGGTTGGTAGGAGCTGAGCTCAAATACTTGAATCCGGACGAGAGATCGACGGCCGCTCTCCTACGCAATGCATTGATGCAAAAAGTGATCTTGGAAGAAAGGTCATCACCTGGCATTTATATATCTAACCGTAGTTATCAAGAAGTTCTTAACAGCCTTTCTGGAAAATCCCAGATAATATATCTTAAGGAGAGTGGCGAGGATGTGCGAAATTTCCATTTCGGGAATGATGTTACATTTGTACTTGGAGACGATAATGATCTAACGATGGATGAAGAAAAAGCTTTGCTAGCTTGCAACCCAAAGGTTATATCCCTCGGCCCGAAATCCTATCACGCAGATCATTGCATAACTATAGTCAATAATGAGCTAGATCGGAGAGAAGGACAAAAGTGA
- a CDS encoding FprA family A-type flavoprotein, with amino-acid sequence MAAGVYWVGIRHWERRLFDSLIPLPSGTTYNCYLLTGKDKMALIDTVNPGFESELKTKLLQMKAWGKIDYVIMNHAEPDHAGAVPFVLNENPHAKLILTSKGAKMAKIMYGISDDKMSIVKEGDRIQLGELTLRFIEAPFLHWPETMFTYLEESRVLFTCDFFGAHNANGVYSDEVEDYMHYAKKYFGEIMMPFSKNGKSALEKISGLDIALIAPSHGPMHRDPLLIISAYLSWTGGKTKPKIVVFYVSMWGATKAMVDVFWQTLSKEGVEVVVYDLTVSDLATMAGDLVDSCGIVLAAPTVLNGMHPLGLHAANLVKILKPPARFAAILSSYGWGGGAVKQAAETLAPLKMEILGTIEVNGYPMKDDICKVELLAKKMAQTAKESI; translated from the coding sequence TTGGCGGCAGGAGTCTATTGGGTAGGAATAAGACATTGGGAAAGACGATTATTCGATTCTTTAATTCCGCTTCCTTCTGGAACAACTTACAATTGCTATCTTTTAACTGGAAAAGATAAGATGGCCTTGATCGACACTGTAAATCCAGGATTTGAATCTGAACTCAAGACAAAATTGTTACAGATGAAAGCCTGGGGAAAAATAGATTATGTGATAATGAACCATGCTGAACCCGATCATGCTGGAGCTGTACCGTTCGTTTTAAATGAAAACCCCCATGCAAAACTCATTTTGACAAGTAAAGGAGCTAAGATGGCGAAGATAATGTATGGGATAAGTGATGACAAAATGTCCATCGTGAAGGAAGGGGATAGAATCCAACTTGGAGAATTAACCCTTCGCTTTATAGAGGCACCATTTCTTCATTGGCCCGAGACGATGTTCACTTATTTGGAGGAAAGTAGAGTGTTATTTACCTGTGATTTCTTTGGAGCGCATAATGCAAATGGGGTCTACTCTGATGAGGTGGAGGACTACATGCATTATGCGAAGAAATACTTCGGAGAAATCATGATGCCATTCTCTAAAAATGGAAAATCTGCATTGGAAAAAATATCTGGACTGGATATCGCTTTAATAGCGCCAAGTCATGGCCCAATGCATCGAGATCCTTTACTAATAATATCAGCTTATTTATCTTGGACTGGGGGAAAGACAAAACCAAAAATCGTGGTATTTTATGTTTCAATGTGGGGCGCAACAAAAGCAATGGTGGACGTCTTTTGGCAAACATTATCAAAAGAGGGCGTTGAAGTAGTAGTTTATGATCTCACAGTCAGTGATTTAGCTACTATGGCTGGTGATCTAGTCGACTCTTGTGGAATAGTTCTAGCAGCACCTACTGTTTTAAATGGAATGCATCCCTTAGGACTTCACGCTGCAAACTTAGTAAAAATCTTAAAACCGCCTGCTCGTTTTGCAGCAATCCTCTCTTCTTACGGTTGGGGAGGTGGCGCTGTAAAGCAGGCCGCGGAAACATTAGCACCGCTCAAAATGGAGATATTGGGTACGATAGAAGTCAATGGATATCCTATGAAGGATGATATTTGTAAAGTTGAGCTTTTAGCTAAAAAAATGGCTCAAACAGCTAAGGAGTCCATTTAA
- a CDS encoding DUF2116 family Zn-ribbon domain-containing protein, with amino-acid sequence MPWMIEKIAQHKHCRKCGKAFIGDGTECSEKCKEEYENTMQKKKRQLIILYIATFIILILALIYVGI; translated from the coding sequence ATGCCCTGGATGATCGAAAAAATTGCGCAGCACAAACACTGTAGAAAATGTGGAAAAGCCTTCATTGGTGATGGCACGGAATGCTCTGAAAAATGCAAAGAAGAATACGAAAATACAATGCAAAAAAAGAAAAGACAGTTGATAATTTTGTATATAGCAACCTTCATCATACTCATACTTGCATTAATATATGTAGGTATATGA
- a CDS encoding pantetheine-phosphate adenylyltransferase, giving the protein MAVGGTFNVLHKGHRALLDKAFAVGDEVVIGIMSDDYVTKNKRFHIPLNIRISAVRDYVASKGKPYSINIIDDPTGNLLSDPDLIGLVVSPERWIEASDYSSRRKALGLPELQLYRIGYVLADDCTPISSSRILQGEIDTEGKMLRPIRVSVSSENPAKLKAVQNVMSRLYRNVEVKGVRISTRLSSEPWGDDVERLTIEYARKCIGTADYGIGLEDGLFKRNSDVFKVQFCAIVDRMNRITIGHGSGFKYPPLIGELISKGLSVSQAFHESFGLEKSYFDVEEVNFLTNGMLQQTEINEQAILAAMIPRIRKELYFEL; this is encoded by the coding sequence GTGGCAGTAGGCGGCACTTTTAACGTACTTCATAAAGGGCATCGTGCTCTTTTAGATAAAGCGTTTGCCGTTGGCGATGAAGTTGTAATTGGAATAATGTCAGATGATTATGTTACAAAAAATAAGCGCTTTCATATTCCTCTCAATATCAGGATTTCTGCAGTCAGAGATTATGTTGCTTCTAAAGGGAAACCGTATTCAATAAATATAATTGATGACCCAACAGGAAATTTATTGAGCGACCCCGACTTGATCGGTTTGGTAGTGTCACCTGAGCGTTGGATAGAGGCAAGCGATTATTCTAGTCGAAGGAAAGCTCTAGGCTTACCTGAACTTCAATTGTATAGAATAGGCTATGTGCTTGCAGATGATTGCACGCCTATCAGTTCTTCAAGAATACTTCAAGGAGAAATAGACACTGAAGGAAAAATGCTGCGACCCATACGAGTGTCCGTAAGCTCTGAAAATCCTGCAAAGTTGAAGGCAGTACAAAATGTCATGTCTCGTCTATACAGAAATGTTGAAGTAAAAGGTGTCAGGATAAGTACGCGCTTATCTTCGGAGCCTTGGGGAGATGATGTAGAGCGATTGACAATAGAGTACGCTCGCAAATGCATAGGAACTGCTGACTACGGTATTGGACTTGAGGATGGATTATTTAAAAGAAATAGCGACGTTTTCAAAGTCCAATTCTGCGCTATAGTGGACAGAATGAACAGGATAACTATAGGTCATGGGTCAGGTTTTAAGTATCCGCCTCTAATCGGTGAACTTATTAGCAAGGGTCTTAGTGTTTCTCAGGCTTTCCACGAATCCTTTGGATTAGAAAAATCATATTTTGACGTAGAAGAAGTCAATTTTTTGACTAATGGCATGCTTCAGCAAACCGAAATAAATGAGCAGGCCATCTTAGCAGCCATGATACCTCGAATTCGTAAAGAGCTTTATTTTGAATTATGA